The genomic DNA gattattgtaaggcaggtgtgagcccttacattcgatgtgcaagtggcatcgaaaggtgacgaccttgttgagatttggtaccacatgcatttatgagtcaataagtgcatatcatagcatgagtcctatgtgaaatatgtgattggtgatgaattgagatgaatgaaagTTGATGATGGTTGTCTATGATTGAtcttgtgaatgaatatttatgattggataattattcatgtgattgatgtatgtggatatgaactatcaagttgtgatataagtatttatgcatgactattattattcaagtacatgatattatttgatttgattattatctggattatgataatgtaatgcttacccccagtggttttcaccgcctacttgcctgtatgggtgagtagacgttgtgcaggagtagtgctcggtgagtctttgcgtgggatatcggaagctttctccgatatcgggtcgtgtcggctctgatctaggcttgtcgtgtcggtctagattaggttgtttatattttccgttggattatgattttgttgaggactacccgtatgtttgggttttgagatttatctttgggatatgatttagtTGCTCATggcatatatatatttgatcactctgatttattttccgctgcaactgttgaggtttatatacatgtctaacggttttgaattttgaataagacgtaatctctatttcttgaataaatgtattattcgcatgtttaattgcttaaatagaaataggagcgttacacctACCCCCTTcgccaatctagattcagtggtgccccttaaaacatcatcttcacgtaggaagtcggagggcctacccccttccccaatctagattcaatgatgctttttaaaagtttttcaagataacattaccttcacgtaggaagtcggagggcctacctccttccccaatctagattcaataatgcaaccttgaaattattttggctatttggctttttataaactcctttatactaacttatactacttttactttgagagtttttaaaggtcaacgtaccactaaaattaaaacatatttccttaaaatacctattcatataCTTaatcaagggaagcaacttgtgtttttctcattggagaattgtATTCACTTTGAAGCatgatgtgggtatatcaagaaaacttaaaatacaagagttcactttcatgtacaagaaataaccaattaagagtagacaataaaaaatttatgtcatgatatttttcaataaaaacaagctacttaaccatgcctttcacaataaaacagaacaaaagaataaagttcaagggagtttggaaacactacgactaaagacactttattaggctccccccacacttaggagaagcattgtcctcaatgatttaaaagaagaagaagagaaagaagaagatgatgaagaaagagaagtagagaagagtagaggaagaggagagctcacaattttattgaagtccataaggtagaccttggaggtgaaggtgttgcatcatgtatcgaaacatttgattgttttattcgTTTATTTGagtgccccttaggacatcgtttcttagcccgatcatttcaacaTCTTGTCTTTATTGCTCggtgcatgttctttgaactttggtttgcatccatgcccaccgttcatcattatagtttccaccggcttcttgttaatggtacaagtttgcacctacctcctcttcatcaccaccatcatcaccatcattgtgtACCTGTAGGTTAGTGCCAACATAAAAGTTTTCTACCACCTTCGGATTAGTAATATctgaattaggtagaataatcaagaaATTAGCATTATTGACTCTCCACTCATATTGGTAATTGTGAGAAGGGTTATGGGTTCTAATAAAAACATGGTAGTGAGGGTATCTAAGTCTAGGTAGTAGTTTCCCTCAATCATATTTATCCCTTTGTTCACATTAACCTTAATTTTTCTAACaatgaaagtgatgattccacCTACCATTATATCACCTTTATATCCGGTTTCTTTTTagcaattgaaacaagataataaatcaaataatagcaaatgttaacatggtggttataaagcatAGCCTACAACATAAACAGCTCAACAATCCTCAtcattcctacctcttttctaccccatatggtgcaagcaataaccgtgtgaaggtacctaagcacagagttgtgaatttattcaacagcCTAATCACATGTTCAACTATTTCTAGTCTATCCATAGCATTAACATCAAGGTACCTGCAAGGAGAGATAGATCTAGAGATTAGAGATTTATACCTATTTCTTTGCTCGGAATCCTTGAATTGGATCCCATGATTGCAGGCTGTTGATTGCTTCTTGCTTGCACCTCTTCCGGAGGCTTCAATATCCTCACCTTTcctttttgatgtcattgaCCTTAGCTTGGTTTGGGTGTGGGTGGATGATTGTTGGTGAAGTTTGGAGAGAATTATGGAAGAAGGATTATAGATGTTATTGATATGGATactggaaaaaataaaaaaaataaaatttttttttgctgatgggttggcacggccgtgccaccacaggcacgggccgtgccaactttcaggaaaaagagggaagattttttttttttgggtgggtttCTGGTCAATggcttcaaatttttttcactttttcgcatcatatttggacaaatacctacaaaacaaattaaaacaacacaaaacaaacaaaataaaagcaataaaactCATGGGTTgactcccacgaagcgctcttttagagtcattagcttgacgattagaaggtttctctacccaatacccaatctttcccaaagggatagtggcatcaacctgagattctctcccaaatcacacatagctttttcaatggtttcactctcaatcacacaaggggtggaaaaactctcaatcactatgaagttaggcttagcaagcctttgtgggacatggattttgagtttataaggtggtgaaacgattggcttatcactctctcctatgactttctcaccttgttgcttttcactctctatctcaccctcaattgtcttagttttcataatggtgtcctctaactgcttaccgtccctaagttgaatGGCATTTATAAGGCCTCTGgggttggcttcagtttgacTTGGAAAGACTtcgggggtttgagaggaagtagctactttttgggctacttgagagatttgagtttctagcattctagtgtgagtagcaatggagtccactttagatgtaagcttgacaagagagtcattcaaaaatccagtttgatttttaagttcttgaaattgcttggatttctccatagcatgtttttctagtaaaatttccaagctggatttctgagggactctttggttgtttgcataaacgggtggtgttgtttgttgtccaaaggtataagaattttgctcgggacttttagcaacactacctagttggcattcaacaccagtatggtcaagtattccacaaaattcacaaggtggtgaaacaagagcaggtgtgacgacacttacagttaatttatcaaatttttgaagaagtgtgtccgcatatagatgatcaagggtagaaacctggtacatacctgcctcctttttagagggtggaggagtaccttcagtgataactctctcacttgtccactgatagtggttttgtgccatgttttcgatcaaatcatatgctcctgtgtaagttttattcatcaaagttccacctgcagctgcatcaacaaaaaaaattatggtacacaagagaccattataaaaagtgtggataataagccaattctcaaaaccatgatgggggcaaagcctaagcatttctttgaaacgctcccacgcatcgtaaagagattcaccatctttttgagtgaattgtgtgatttgactcctcaattgagcagttttactatggCGAAAGAaatgccttcctcatttggttccatgaagtgatagaaccaatttgcaatgaatgaaaccaagcactagctctatccctcaaagagaaaggaaagaggtgcagccttacggcctcttggtttgccttcaaagttccactgagtcttaaaaaaattgaaacatgaaaattcggatcctcagtgggtgatccaaaaaattgattttgctgcaccaggtaaataagtgcaggctttatttcaaatttaatatccttaaccgttgggtacacaatagcatcgtacggctcatctgaagatgtgattgcatattctttgagagcacgtttctcagcCATATCGTTATTATTGTGTGTTTCTTTGAGCTATCCCTAAAATCAAAgcggttaaagatagaaaataaaaaataataaaaataaaataaaataaggagaaaggtagggggagagagagagagattttatatataaatatataatttttttatatatagagagagagagagatattttatatataaatatatatatatatatatatatttttatttatagagagagagagagataaatatataaaaaaaataaaaataaaaagataagaaaaagaaataaaatattttatatatatatatatatatttagactaaccactattgaaaagttaatcaaattacaataactccccggcagcggcgccaaaaacttgatgggataaaaccgcaagtgcacggttctatcgaagtagtaaaaatagagtatcgttccgacagggagttacgaattcaattaactttagataatgattagactagaggtttataaggtagaaaagtttgggtttttaattaaagtaaataataaaagaaaagataaaagcattgtgattattggttcatctaaatgacaagtccttcacaaaccaaactataaccttataactttatgttagacctaatttctcaagacagattctcttttgttcctctagcaaccaagcctatttcgctgacttgattactattagaatttggttcttctaacaaccaagtctatttcgctgacttgatcattattagttcccttgaagatcgaaactatatgtctcaaagatttcaaagactatttcgctgcctttgaaatccttgtctaaattcacttgttcgaatatcaaagctccactttcgttttaggaattgatatttgagatgatggataaacagttatcaaaccctccactttcgtttccacagtttgataatggttgatccatgttaaagcggtgaatttagataagaaattagggttacataagattaaggcttagagcttggtttgattaggattatgtcatttagacttatccaacaatcccaagacaagaagaagtctactcactaatgttcatcgtagacaaggggaagaagagagaaagcataaaagtaaataacaagaaagtaaaagaacttttattagaaagacaattgtcacatattgtattccaagaaaagatgaatatttgtgatggctagctactctatttatagtttacattcgacttaaaatctaagcaatcactagaatgttccacaagtaaactaaaacagagtagcttaaaatctaagcaaaagcagcaaaagtagttatggagtgtggcacggccgtgtcaagcctagcacgggccgtgccaagtttctgacttgagggagatatatttttgtctccgaatcttcgtattttcgtaccaaatcagctccaaaacccctttcttttgctccaagactcaatccatcaaatattcgttcctgaaatataacaatatgcaattgtagtaaaatagtttaaaaaggaaataatattaatataaaataaacttaaatctaattaaaacgaaactaaataatatattaaaatagataataaaagaCTCATCACGCCCGTTtagaattatttaattgagtctagaagttattaagatgagtttatattatatttatataatatatgtgtgatttatatgatttataagaTTGAGGTGAtgttatgtgattttatgaggagttgtgacttattttattgtttaataaaataagatttgaaaataaaataaatattgagtttaggggttgttttgagattttagagagttttgggggagaaagagaaataagataagatagttggaggagatataaatagggaaaatctagtttagagaaaaacataacgtacgtacgatcagttttggaaaAACGGAGAAAAatccaagagaagggagaagacctaaaggggctgcgatttcattctataaggtaagggtgagactaactttgcaattctattaagtttgtgaatcaacggttacatttaacatgatttaggatgagtttaagaggaatcggaaattaggtcaaattggtagaattgatgattaaagggtgaaaagttgttagaatgatgtagaaattgtccctagaccttagataatgtataaaatgaattctggaatcgaaattaggcttaaaaacCATGAGAATTTGTGAAATTtatgaaaactgcacttctgcccgtagcgacattcatcgctcgcctcccgagccatgatcctcgccacgacgagggatgaacttcatcgctcgccacgcgagcaacctttcccgcctcgcgagttgctcGTCGCAGCTCACCATAGCGAGCAGACgtactcgcctagcgagcttgaccagagagtgtaacgccctattttaatatttatttattctattgagtttagagtctatttatatgattatgtggtgtgttgttattttattaagtggtgttattttattatttaatagaataagatttgaaataaaataagattaagttgtgggggctgttttgagaatttagagagtttaatagaataagtgagaattaggatttaattggagctttggggttaaatgagaattaagtgggagttaattaaatattggaaGATTATATTTActgagaaaaaggagaaaatagggttagaagcagtttcacgtacaaacagtttttgggagaaaaaccaagagaaagctaggagaagagccaagtgagGAGAATCAGATTTTCTGTAGAGTTTTGTTCTTCAatcaaaggtaagggtgagactaactctcaatgatTATAGATTATATaacttctgattttgatttaacataaGGGTTTTGgttaaattgggattttgggtttaggttttgattatagaTTGTTGAATTTAAAGTGTAGAAACCTTGAAAATGATGAGAGATTGCGTACAGATCAATGGTATAATCATATAGCAATGTTGTAATcagttttggggattgaattggggaaaattTGGACTTTTGGTGAAAAACTGCAGAATTCACGTAGTCTGGTCTGTCGTGATTCGCCATGAGCAAGAGATATTTTGCCTAGTGGATATTTTCTCCATTTCCTCGCCAGTAATTCGCCTGGCGAAACATCACAGTAGCCACTCGCCTTGATCTCGCCATTAGTTCGCCTAGCGAAATGTTCAGTGGCAGACTGCCCTATTTCGTTTTCTTGCATCTTTtacacacgtttctgttttgaattggcctttggtgtaaacatgaaagttgtagataatttggTTAGCTTTCTAAAGGCTtttgtttgacttgaaaatgatatttggtttttgagatatgctgaaaatactccaaggaggtcttagtgaaattttatgaaaattcagcataaccgtttctaagtttatccaaaacttatgggataattccaaccctcaaaactagaagtactatgagttcaattaaggtgtttaagagtatttaacccatgttgttaGATTGAATCTTTGGGTTGTACTAatgattatatatgattatattaccTTACCAAGAGcatgattgattatgattgttgattTATGTATAATTTCACTCAAACAAATTATACAAGTTGTTGGAATTCATTGTCGAAGGTTGTTGTGTCATAGTTGACCATGGTGATGATAGGTCATATTCATATATGCATTACTTTGTagcagttgttgttgtcgttgagttgtgtatgttgatatacacaaatgttgagtccattgcataaacataaagcggtgagggctcatgccctggaacgccttgtcgttcaaagcggtgagggctcatgccctggaacgccttgtcgttcaattggtgagggcttacgccctttgaatgctttaaccattcaaatccgggagggctcatgccctagaatgctttgtcattcaactactgagggcttatgccctggaatgtttatcattcaaattgttgggggcttatgccctggaatgcttagtcattcaacacgttgaaaatggtgccacatgcatattgtagtTGTCGTTTTTCTTGAGAGAGTttttgtcgttgttgttgattaagtttttgttgttgttttggattgagttgttgttgttgattaagttgttgtcgttgttgttgagtgagttattgtcgttgttgttgattaagctgttgttattgttgttgttgattcagttgttgttgttgttgattaagttgttgtcgtcgttgttgagtgagttgttgtcgttgttgttgagtgagttgttgccgttgttgttgaatcttgttgttgtcgtcgttgttggttgaattagtaagtgttactaaagggaaagaagtaagaacattattgttgaatatattttgctgtttatattattatgagtgttggtgtaagccctagaggccaatagtttatgttaaacctatcttatgtatcatgacttttattattgaataatatatggcaccCTTTAGtatataatgttaataaagtccttagaatagatagttcgtgtaataatatattaagtgtgacttaatcatgagattacattatcttatagaatgctattcttaaatgtatctgtagtcaaagctttaatatgaataaaggataataataaagcgtcgagactattatgtatgtagactgatgaccgcatctcatgggtcatagatatgagatatcaagtctatgcatagatataaatattaggagtaatatttatattggattgacccactgtgagaatactacatagtaagttatgaaattgtcataagatattctcacaatgataataatgtatatcgctcttagacctgaaaccactatgatctctagatgtggactcaagtgctttgttgccattctaacgttgtctgtaaaaggataacaataacgttggttgatgagcacttgatgaatcatgctgagggccatgagtgtcctagatgggatttgtccctcctcataaacaggagatatatctttaggcctcttgatgaaatatgactataaatatgcatggccatgctgaactaagtcaatataagatattggacttattcgttaaatagtatatttcggaatcaagataaatgaacattgatctatacaagggtgacactatctatgccttgagatcaatgaagatattgagacaaaggagtaattatacacatatgtattatcatgaaaggtttcgtcagatcacttgacattcttgtcacttgggtagcaatgatgtgttgctagacaccgctcattgtttatgatattaaataatggatttaatatcattgccaacgtgactagaacctaaagggtcacacacaaagagcagtcaaaagagatatgtataagtacgacttatataaagggtgcgcttagtaaataatgctaatgatttagcaatattactaaactcgtattgggcttagtgaagtcaaaaacgagtttgacttgcaaagcacataaggagttctataaatagaaccctagtgcaatagtttgcggttacgttcttttgcagaaacctaagttctctgacttccgtcttcttggctagcaccgaggttttggaggagcactgttcgtgtggacttgatagaggctctgctgtttgcttggctgtgatcgtgattccggtTCGCAGATTCCACCGTTCGTTTTCAGACCAACCGTtctaaggtaacaatcgaatcactggttcaagttccaattcgtaatgatccaaggaaagtaaatcgaaattttattccgctgcttattctgttttatgtcgatttaccttcagtggtatcagagccaattACGAAACCTTGAATCGGATTGTATTGTTACtgctttatgttttaatttgattaaacatattgaacgaacataaataataaagaaagatTAAAATTGGCATCGCATCATATTATGCTTTCTGTGCATGTGTTTTCGATTTGATTCAATGTTTCAGAAACCGTTTCTGGTGAAACATCGACGTTTCGATCATACATATCGACAGAAACATGGTTGATCGATCATAAAACGCAGTTAATGTTAATATCAATCACGTGAATGTGCATGGCTTTTCGAACCGTTTTGATGTTTCAGAAACCGTTTCTGGTGAAACATCAAACCTTTCGATCATACATATTGACAGAAGCATGATTGGTAAATTCTGTATAACAACGGTATATATGATATACTGGATTTGATCATAGTTTAAATAAGTCAGATGATATTTTCATGTTGATTGATCTAATGTATGGAGCTTCGTAACCGATTCTGTGAACTCTGGTGAAGCATCCTAGACTCGGTCATGATACGTGAATAAAATCAGAGTACTTGTTTAATAAAGATCAGATTGTTGTAACAGAATTAGGGTTTGCCGAAACGATTAGGGTAATCAGAAACGTGTCAAGTGTTGATGCGAAATACGGTGCTAATTCAAAGTGAATCGTTCATAATGAATTATAAGGAACCACCGTCTGCTGACCGGGCAGCGGAACCCCCGGCTAATCTGCGTAGGATGATCACATgtcgaattttaatttaatttatttaattataaggaataattaataataataaaagtgtgtttgttattattattgtcatgtgaatgattatggccttagtccttttattttatttcttttggataTTAAAATACGGCCTGCGTGCCGTGCCTTTCTCTTATATCTCTATTGTACATTCTCTTCTCATCCACTCCCTCGTATGTAAAACGAGTTTTCTTCATATGTAATGTAAATAGAATACAAAGGAGGTAATAGGGCTCAAGACGTAGGAATAGTCCTGGAAGTCAAGCTTGGAGAAGCAAGGTCGTTTCTAGGATTAGTTTAGATTCTCTCATTGGCTTGAGAGAGTCATAGCGTTAGGATGGCCATAATCATGtcacttttattttgtataaatgttaTGCATGTCTTGATTGGAGTGCgaatatatgtgatatataaGCCGTGGTGAGGTGAGaccaaattttataaaaatccttcaatttaaatattaagtttaaagctttccaaaagtttaacacccttcaagactaatatcgaatATGTGGGTTTTGCCTCCGTAAAGCGCAtattctatactagtaagttgtgGTGCGGTAATCCAATTTATCCAAGTGTTATTCTTTTGGGTCaaacttaactaaattaattttaataagattagaataaatttagaagctATAATTGGACGACTTCTATATGATAGAATTGAATAAAGAGTTATTCCGCCaattgatttgaaagttgtataAGATACAATTGGAAATGTTCCTACCTAAATAGCTAAGTTTTAAGTACAGCCCCCGTTGACTTAAAACAAGGTGAAATAAGGATTTCaatccactagaaaatcttccaacGGGATTTTTCGAGTCAAATGTTTGAAGGTCATTTGatttgagtaaaatagtgggagcgtatttaattaaagaccaaattaaatatttttcatgatacttattttgcacattttaaatTGTAGATGGCCAATAACGCTTCCACAAACATTTTGCGATCCCTCAtcgaaaaggaaaaattgactgaaacaaattttatagACTGGTCCCGTAACATGAGGATTGTCCTCACCCACGAAAAAAAGCTGTATGTGCTGGATGGACCCATTCCTGAGACACCTCCTGCTGGAGCTTCTGCGGCTCTAAGAAATTCTCATGCCAAGCATCTCAATGATTCCATAGAAGTTTCATGCATCATGCTGGCTTCAATGACTCCCGAGCTGCAAAAACAGCATGAAGGGATGACAGCGTTCGATATGATCGAACATCTTAAGACTCTTTATGAAGAGCAAGCCAGGCATGAGAGGTTTGATGTCTCTAAAGCCCTGTTTTCCACCAAGCTGTCAGAGGGAGGTCCCGTAGGACCTCATGTGCTCAAAATGATTGGGTACTCTGAAAACCTAGCTCGTTTGGGATTTGTCCTTGAACAAGAGCTAGTCGTTGATCTTGTGCTGCAATCGTTGCCTGAAAGCTTCAACGGTTTTGTCCAGAACTTTCTAATGAATGATATGGACAAGACACTTCCACAGCTTGCAGCAATGTTGAGAACTGCTGAGAAAAACATGAAGGGAAAAGGAAAGGCTGCTGCCATTTTAATGGTTAATAATGGCAAGTTCAAAAAGCACCATAAGAAGCCTAATAAGTCTAAGGGAAATGGCAAAGGCAAAGCTGTTGCCAAGCCATCAACCAAAGCTTTGAAGCCTACTTGAGGCGTGGCTAAGGATGGTAAGTGCTTCTATTGCAACAACGCTGGGCATTGGAAGCGAAACTGTCCAAAGTATCTGGAAGATAAGAAGAATGGAAATGTTCCTACTACTTCTGCAggtatttttgttatagaaattattATGTCTACTTCTACATCATGGGTATTAGATACTGGATGTGGTTCTAATATTTGTACTGATGTGCAGGGTCTGAGAAAGAGTAGAGCATTGGCAAAAGGCGAGGTCGATCTTAGAGTTGGCAATGGAGCAAAGGTTGCTGCTTTAGCTGTTGGAACTTATGTATTGACCTTACCTAGTGGtcttttacttaatttagaaaactGCTATTATGTACCTGCCATTAGCAGGAATAtcatttcaatttcttgtttggACAAggctggtttttattttacaataaagaaCAAATGTTGTTCCGTTTATTTGGATGATATTCTTTATGCTAACGCAAATTTGAGT from Medicago truncatula cultivar Jemalong A17 chromosome 8, MtrunA17r5.0-ANR, whole genome shotgun sequence includes the following:
- the LOC120577765 gene encoding uncharacterized protein, which translates into the protein MLASMTPELQKQHEGMTAFDMIEHLKTLYEEQARHERFDVSKALFSTKLSEGGPVGPHVLKMIGYSENLARLGFVLEQELVVDLVLQSLPESFNGFVQNFLMNDMDKTLPQLAAMLRTAEKNMKGKGKAAAILMVNNGKFKKHHKKPNKSKGNGKGKAVAKPSTKALKPT